TTAATTTTACATTAGGGGTAAGATTAATAAGAAAGATATTAAATTTCAGTAAGTTTTTATTAAAATTAAAAAAGTTATCAATATTTATTAGTTGTTCATCAAATATTGCAACTTAACTATACAGGGAGGTATTTATTATGAGTGATATGATTTTCCACATAAACCCAAATGGAAGCAGTAAAAAAGGAGCTATTAGTGATAAAGTTAAAGCCAAAACTAAAAATTGTAAAAGACCTGGTGGTTTCTTATGGGGAGCAAGAGGATTAAGCTGTTCTTGTAAGTAAATTTTCAAGATTGTTAAATAATTTACTTACAAGAATCCAAAATGGGTTGAGTTTTACTCAACCCATTAATAATAGATATAAGGAGTTTATAAAATGAACCTGACTGGAGATTATATATTTGATATTGAAAATTATTTTATAAAACAAGTTGATGACTATTATGTTGTATTATTTAAAAATACTTACAAATATCTCGTATTAACAGAAAATATGATTAAATGGTTTTATGAATTGAGTAATAAAAAAACAATTGGCCAAGTATTTATAGATTTTAATTTGGACGGTAAAAATGAAGAATACCTAGAATTTCTTTCTGATTTGTATTGGGCTCAAACTAAAAAAGAAAACGATGAAGTAACTCCTGAGTTGGCAATTAAATATGATATGACATTTAAATGTAATACTAACTGTGCTCATTGCTTTGTCCCAGAGTTTGCCATTATGGATGAATTATGTTTAGATGACTGGAAATTTATAAGTGACAAAATATTAAATAATTTAGATTATAAACCTGTTTTAGCTATATCTGGAGGAGAAGCTTTATTGTTTAATACTAAATTAAAGAAACTAATAGATTATATAAGACCAAGAATTGAAGAAATAACACTCTTAACAAATGGTTTTATACTTAGTGACTGGATAGATAGAAATGATAACGAAAATTTAGACTATTATATTAAAAATATAGATTTTTTCCAAATAAGTTTAGATGGATTCGATGAAGTAACTTATGATAATGTAAGAGGTAAGGGTAATTTTAAAAAAGCAGTCAATACTATTAAATATTTAAATAGTATTGATAAACCTATGTCCTTACATGCTACTATTTCAAAAAATAATATGAAAGCTATAGAGAACCACTTCGTTGAGTTTGTTACAAAACATAATTTATATAGAAATGATATTAATCATTTTAGCTTTTCAGTAGTAAGAGCATTGGGAAATGGGAAAAACATGGATGAGAATGGGGAAATATGTACAACATTAGAGTATGAAATGTTTTTATCTAGGTTGCAACAAAAAATTAATGAATATTATCCTAAAAAATTTCTTGAAAATGATGATATAATATCAAATACAATTTGCTCAGCTGGAACTCA
The nucleotide sequence above comes from Paraclostridium bifermentans. Encoded proteins:
- a CDS encoding radical SAM/SPASM domain-containing protein → MNLTGDYIFDIENYFIKQVDDYYVVLFKNTYKYLVLTENMIKWFYELSNKKTIGQVFIDFNLDGKNEEYLEFLSDLYWAQTKKENDEVTPELAIKYDMTFKCNTNCAHCFVPEFAIMDELCLDDWKFISDKILNNLDYKPVLAISGGEALLFNTKLKKLIDYIRPRIEEITLLTNGFILSDWIDRNDNENLDYYIKNIDFFQISLDGFDEVTYDNVRGKGNFKKAVNTIKYLNSIDKPMSLHATISKNNMKAIENHFVEFVTKHNLYRNDINHFSFSVVRALGNGKNMDENGEICTTLEYEMFLSRLQQKINEYYPKKFLENDDIISNTICSAGTQVTVSPNGMCYLCGLVSDDPLSNLLEDDFNEIKHKLFKLHKDLDQKNIKECSECELKGFCFGRCRVNNREETGSYIKVNCNEDVKEEFYRSIVREKILGLPY